DNA from Cynocephalus volans isolate mCynVol1 chromosome 2, mCynVol1.pri, whole genome shotgun sequence:
cctcatagagttatAGTAAGGATTAAACTAGATGTATGTGTAAGGGCTCAGcactatgcctggcacatagtaagtgctatatGAGTATAAATATAGGTATTATTATAGATGGTTGTCATTGTAAACAGGCAGAGAAAAACACTGGGACAGCATGGATGATTGATTTAATGAGACGTTTACTAAAGAAGTACCTGTACATTTATTATTGAATATACAGTAAATTAATCTGAATTATATCAACACAACAGCTTCATCAGCCTTACCACCCTGGAATTAAGACTGTTTTTCCCACAAAGGTTAGCACTGGATGGAGGTTTTCTTTTTAGCTTCCTTTCAGATGCTCTTGCAGTGATGTAGGCTGCCAAATGTTTATAAGTGAGGAAAGACAGGAGCCGCAAGTTAAGCCAGTCTCCCAGCAAAGGGgtaataaaacttttagaagtcTCTCCCACCAGCATATGTCCTTTGTGCCACCTTAGTCTACACCGACCATAAAATTACTGACTTgcattttgacttttaaaagtgCATCCTCTGTTTTATTACCCCCTTCCCAACCTTTGAAGTATGTCATTGAATAAATGACATAATGGATGTGAGTGGAACTTGCACAAAAACCAGTTACAAACAAAGCCTTTTCTGGCCAAGTGGAGGCAAGGTTGTGCCTGCCTCTCACTGAAACGCTTTCCATCCTCAGACTCGCTGTGCTGTCAGGACTCTGCAGGTCCCATTTGCTCTAGTGCAGTGTAATGTGTGCGTATGCTACCTGCATTTGAACATGCAGATGAATCACCTGGGGGCCTGATTAAATGCAGATTTGGATTCAATAGTTCTGGGGTAGGGCCTGAGAACCTGTGTTTCTAGTAAGCTCTCAGGTGAGGCTCAGAAAGGAGCTAGGGAGCTGTGTCCATATTCTTGCATTAGACAGTCCTCTTCATTCTTCCTGAGAACAGAGATTATATATAAGTGTCTACAAATTGTATCTGCACCACAAATATGTTATGTTTATCCCAGTGtttataaatttttacaaattagCCAACATTCAACATTGGCTCCTCTAGAAAAGTCAGATGACCTGGCAACAGTAGAGCACATGATGACAGCTGGAGCTGAGGGGCACTGGTccctttagcttttcttttttgccgCTGGCCCTCCTGGCCCACTGCACTGACATATGCCACCTGCCTGGTGCCTGAAGGTCCAGGTGTGCAAATTGAGTCTTGGAAATAGGGAAACCAACCCAAAAGAGCTTCCTAGAGCCTTCAGATATTTAGGCTTTTTGTGAGTAGCACAGCGTGAGTTCCACTTCTGCACCTGCTATGGGAATGGAGACCCATACTGTAGTCCTCTGTCAGAAGCTTTGTCCGCTTGTAGGTGGGCTTGAAACTCAGTGTACTATCAAGGTCTCCTTTCTGATTGTAGTTGACGTGTAAGAAAGCATACAGAGAAATTTAGGGTCCCAGGAACAGGCATTCCAGCGCAGACAGTATGGGTGATCGCCAGGGAACCTGCCCCTTTGATGAAGTGTTCTTGGTCCACAGAGAATATTGACTCACGCCTACTCCAGAGTGGTCCTGAGAGTCCTGGAAGCAGCCGTGGCAGCCAAGAAGCGTTTCAGTGTGTACATTACAGAGTCACAGCCTGATTTATCAGGGCAAGTACCTTTCCATTTGGCTAAGTCCCAGCTGCCATTTTGAAGAGCAAACTGAGAATTAGAACCCATTGTAATAGGAACCAGAATGTGCCCCTCCATTTGCCATACAGTCAGCATTGCTTTTGATTGTGCCGGTTCCTGCCCCTGGAAGAAAAATCACTGTGCATTTGCAGTAGGTCACAGGACAggatttagcatttttatttaaataattaaatcaaagGAACAGCAAGAGATTGTGTTGATGAAAAGTTTTTATCAAGGAATAGATAATTCACGTCCCCATCTCTCCAGAagataataaaagcaaaactttttttttttctaaatttgtatCTCTTACCCAGAGTCCCTAAGAGTATAGTTTTCCTAAAATGCATACCTCTTTCTAAAGAATCCAAATTCTTGTTTTCTTAGTCCAAAGTCTTGGGATCTACCCCTCAGTCCATTAGTATTAACTGTTTCAAGCTAACGTGATTTATCACTCTCCAAATTAAGTGACTCATCAGATATCACTTTGGGGCTTTCTTGGACTTTCTCTAATGTTCTCAAAATGTCTTCTTCAGTAAGAAAATGGCCAAAGCCCTCTGCCACCTCAACGTACCTGTCACTGTGGTGCTGGATGCTGCTGTTGGGTAAGTGCCCGTCTTCCCTGGTCATGATCACCTTTCCTTGCCCATCCCCCGGGATGGCTCAGAGCAGGCTTTTCAGATTAAAGGTTTGAATCCCATCATAAAAATGCACTGGTAGCATCCCATCTCTTAATTAATAGTTGCCTTACACCTGCAGGCTCATTATGAGGTCTCCATAGTGTACGCAGAAGACAGGGCTGTGGGATATCACGGACACAAGTGTTAGTATATTTTAAGAGCAAGGTGCAAAGGTCTGTTGGGGTCAGCAGTTAGGGTAATTAGTGCTGTCTCTTCATCCAAAGCCATGGATTGTCCTCAGTGACATACTGGGGTGCTTTGTTTCACCCATGCAACTTCTCTCCTAAAACCGAGGTCACATGTTCATTCCTTGGACTGTCTGTGTATTTCACAAAACAGGAGTAAGCTCTTGGAAAGAAAACACATAATGACAGACAGTTAAGGAAATCAGAAATGTGTTCAAGAGAAAACATTTAGAGGAATTCTActaattcatcattttaaaaggtaaatcatattcggatccctgtaccagccagccaccaaaaaaacaaaaagtaaattgtCCTCCTACTAGAAAGATTCTTAAATCACATAACACTTTTTCCAACTTCAGATCACATCAGGTTTTTAGATTTCCATTTTGTTTGTATTGAAGTAGAACATTAGTAAGATGAACACTGTATCAAGCAATTCTTGCTTCattacacacatatgtatgtgcatgtactgGGTAGCAGTGTGTGGGGTTGTGATCAAAAAAGTTTTAATGCCCCTGAAAACAACTGGTAACAAATGCCAGGGGCTGATCATCTCATGTTAAGAACTTTTTTGAAGAAAGGTAGCTATGGGAGGAATTTACTGTGatgaaaatggaatattaatcTTTGCAGATGATGAGGCTGCTAACAAGAGCCAAGAAAACAGCataaaaaggtgttttttttgttgttgtttttttaatttccttagcTATATCATGGAGAAAGTAGATCTTGTCATAGTTGGTGCTGAAGGAGTTGTTGAAAACGGAGGAATTATTAACAAGGTAGGACATCAGTTCTCCCAATTCCTTGCCCAAGACATGGGGATGTTTTTCTGACCAAGAACACCAAAGCAGTATTGTATATTACAGTTCACTCTTCTCCTAAGCTTGTTTAGCTTCATGACCTCATCATGGTACTGAAATGTGGCCCAATTCCATAAGCCACTGCAGTGGTCAACAAGAATTTGTTCAAATTTCCTTCTCTGGAGATTGATCTGTGTAAATTAAGACAATGTAATTTATATTTACTCAAAATGGGCTTTAATTGAAATTGAagtttgtctggtttttgttttcatttcaattgAGCATATTTGACCTcaatatagtattttatttcaatttctctaTTGCTTAACTTGGAAAAGGTTTCAcgaaagttttttgttgttgcagtaaaatatacataaaatttgccattttaaacatatttaagtgtacaattcagtggcattaaggacattcacattgttgttACCATCACCACTGTCTGTTTTCAAAACTTATTCTTCCCAAACAAATTCTACCCATTAAATACTAACTCCCattccctctccccccagcctGTGGtcacctctattctactttctgtctctgattttacctattctaggtacctcaaaAAATGGAGtcatatatttgtctttttgagtCTGACAtgtttcacttagcacaatgttttcaaggttcatccaagttgtagctTGTGTCAgaacatcattcctttttattgctgaataatattccattgtatggatagaccacattttgtttatccattcaaatcttgatggatacttgggttgtttctatcttttggattttgtaaataatgctgttatgaacattgaCATCTAAGTAtatgagtccctgttttcaattcttttgcatatatacCTAGTAGTATAATTGCTATGTCATATAACTGTATATTTAGTTTTccgaggaactgccaaactgatTTCCACAAAGGTTGCatgcaccgttttacattcccaccaccaatatacaagggttccaatttctctacaccctcaccaacacttggtttttttaaaattatagatatCCTAAGAGGTGTGAAgtgatttcattgtggttttgacttacatttccctaattaatgatgttgagcatcttttcatgtgctcagtgtccatttgtatatctttggagaaatatctattgttttcttttttaagtctgcTTTGATTCCAAAGACAGAATTACGTATATTTGTTTATACACTTTCTGTTGTTTCCACTTCGAATGTGCTATAAGAGCTCATCCTTCTCCATTTTCTCTGACTTCCCAGATTGGAACCAACCAGATGGCTGTGTGTGCCAAAGCACAGAACAAGCCATTTTATGTGGTCGCAGAAAGTTTCAAGTTTGTACGGCTTTTCCCACTAAACCAGCAAGACGTCCCAGATAAGTTTAAGGCAAGAGTTTTACATATTTGAAGAGGTACTTGAGTCTAAACTGAAACCTTTGAAAAACTGCAGGGCTAATAACAATGTGCCAGTAAGTTGTTCACTTCCCATTGCTATTTTCTCCAACAGAGATTAATTGGTGGTGTTGAACTTGGACTCACATTTGTCCCCAGAATCAGTTTTCAGTCTCTCCATCACTTCAGTAGCActgtaagagggtacttcaaaaagttcatggaaaaatagagttgaaagataataccaatctttccatgaattttttgaagtatcctcatatatgagCTGAGAGGAGGCAGGGAAGCTGGTGGTGAAGAGTCCATGCTTTGAAATCAAGTATTTGGGCTCAGCTCCCATCTCCACCATGTATGAACCATGTGCCCCCAGACAAGTCCTTTCATTGTTATCATCTCCGAACTTcagtttatctgtaaaatgggatagtaTTACCTGGTTTATGAAGATCCTGTGATAATCCATGGGAAGGGCTTAGCACGGTGCCAGGCACCAAATGGCAAGCTCTCTGTAGTTACTCTAAATTGTTACCTTGAGGGGTCTGGCGGAGTTAATCCAGCACACAAACGAGGGGATGTGAGTTTAGGTTTTTCATTATACTTACGGATGTTGGCCATTATGCCACAGTGATCTGGCTCACTCCATGTTCCAGCTTATGCCATGATCTGGCTCATGGGAGCAACTCTGCCCCCCTTGCCAGTGtgtgacggctggcttctcccCATGTCCAGAGAGCAGTCTCAGGTATTATCACACTAACTGCTCAAGCCGAGGCCTCGCCAGTTCAGAGCCCTAGACGTGCAGGTGGACTAACATATGCTCTTCTTTCTTCAGTATAAGGCAAATACCCTCAAGTCTGTGCAGACGGGACAAGACCTCAAAGAGGAGCATCCATGGGTCGACTACACCTCCCCTTCCTTAATCACCTTGCTGTTTACAGACCTGGGTGTGTTGACGCCCTCAGCAGTCAGTGATGAACTCATCAAGCTCTATCTATAACCTCTGGGTCCTCTCCCATCAGCGTACAGCTCACAGAGTTGGGGCAGGCAAGTGGTCTCTTGACCCCCAGTGAGTGCAGCCAAAACtgaattgttttttaatgaagGTTTATGGCTAAAGACAAAACCATAAATCTTGGAGAATCTTTTTTACTAATCTCAGCCTCATCTAAAAGGTGTTCATGGTTCTAAAACCCAACCTAAATTTTGTGCTTTCAGTTTCTAGaaactttcattcattttcagtttCCAGAAATAACAAGTTCAGTTACTAGCCATGAAGACAGAAGATGTACCCAAGTCCACCTCCCTT
Protein-coding regions in this window:
- the EIF2B1 gene encoding translation initiation factor eIF2B subunit alpha; the protein is MDNKELIKYFKSQMKDDRDIASAVAAIRTLLEFLKRDKGETIQGLRANLTSAIETLCGVDSSVAVSSGGELFLRFISLTSLEYSDYSKCKKIMIERGELFLRRISLSRNKIADLCHTFIKDGTRILTHAYSRVVLRVLEAAVAAKKRFSVYITESQPDLSGQKMAKALCHLNVPVTVVLDAAVGYIMEKVDLVIVGAEGVVENGGIINKIGTNQMAVCAKAQNKPFYVVAESFKFVRLFPLNQQDVPDKFKYKANTLKSVQTGQDLKEEHPWVDYTSPSLITLLFTDLGVLTPSAVSDELIKLYL